The DNA region GAAGAAACTTCACTAACCCTGAATACGAGTTAGAAAAGTTAAGAGAAATCTCTGATGAAGACGTAGTAAAAATATTAGGTCATAAAGCTCCAGGTGAAGAATACAAATCAGTTCACCCACCATTAGATGAAATGGACGAGCCAGATGACAGTGTAAGAGAATTAGTAGCACCTATCGACGGTGCTAAAGCAGGAGACAGAATCAGATACATTCAATTCGTAGACTCAATGTACTTCGCTCCAGCTCAACCTTTCTTAAGAGCTAGATCTTACTTATCCAGATTTAGAGGAATCGATACTGGTACATTATCCGGAAGACAAGTAGTAGAAGCAAGAGAAAGAGACATCGAAAAACTCTCAAAAGTTCTCTTAGAAACCGAATACTTCGATACCGCAAGAACCGGTATTAGAGGTGGAAGTGTACACGGTCACTCCTTAAGATTAGATGAAAACGGTTTAATGTTCGATATGCTCAGAAGACAAGTATTCAACAAAGAAACCGGTAAAGTCGAAATGGTTAAAGACCAAATTGGTAAAGAATTAGACGAACCTGTAATTTTAGGTGAACCATTAGACGAAGAAACTTTAAGAGCAAAAACCACTATTTACAGAATAGATGGTGAAGCATACAAAGATGACGTAGACGCTGTAAAAGT from Methanobrevibacter sp. includes:
- the mcrG gene encoding coenzyme-B sulfoethylthiotransferase subunit gamma — its product is MVQIYPGTSQVAQNRRNFTNPEYELEKLREISDEDVVKILGHKAPGEEYKSVHPPLDEMDEPDDSVRELVAPIDGAKAGDRIRYIQFVDSMYFAPAQPFLRARSYLSRFRGIDTGTLSGRQVVEARERDIEKLSKVLLETEYFDTARTGIRGGSVHGHSLRLDENGLMFDMLRRQVFNKETGKVEMVKDQIGKELDEPVILGEPLDEETLRAKTTIYRIDGEAYKDDVDAVKVCQKIHVSRSFGAFNPEAGW